In Magnolia sinica isolate HGM2019 chromosome 12, MsV1, whole genome shotgun sequence, a single genomic region encodes these proteins:
- the LOC131220054 gene encoding DNA-directed RNA polymerase V subunit 1-like has product MEQNPHRSIAVMLSIAVAFMFQSPPLLWAMLLKFPFGSAYSVDRPIKCFEGAVERCHTDSLSSIVASCSWGKHIAVGTGTPFQIMWSKKEAAE; this is encoded by the exons ATGGAGCAGAACCCTCATAGAAGCATTGCAGTAATGTTG AGTATTGCAGTGGCCTTCATGTTTCAGTCCCCTCCGCTTCTTTGGGCCATGCTTCTTAAGTTCCCGTTCGGAAGTGCATATTCAGTTGAT AGGCCAATTAAATGTTTTGAGGGAGCAGTTGAAAGGTGTCACACGGATTCACTATCCAGTATAGTTGCATCATGTTCTTGGGGTAAACATATCGCCGTTGGCACAGGAACACCTTTCCAaattatgtggagcaagaaagaa GCTGCTGAATAG